In bacterium, the DNA window GAAGAGCTCAAAAACAAGGGCGAGGTGAACGTCATCTCCTTCTCGCGGCTCTACCCCAGCTTGCTCTTTCCCGGAAAGTCACAGGTCGTCGAGAACGGAGCGCTTAAGCCCCCGCCAAACGTCGATTTCTCCCTCGACACTATGAACCCATTGACCTGGATAGCGGCGGCCAAGAAGATCGCGGCCATGAAGCCCGACATGCTCATCGTCCCGCTTTGGGTTACATTCCTCGTTCCGCCCTTTCTCGCAATCGTCTCTAGCGTGAGGCGCCACTCGAGCGCCAAGGTCCTGTTCATTTGCCACAACGTGATCCCGCACGATGTCAGCAGGGTTCATCTCCTACTGGTCAAGATGCTTCTCAAAAGGGGAGACTTCGCCATCGTCCACTCCGACCGGGAGATGGCCCTCGTCCGGTCTGCGGTCCCGACCGTCCGCGTTATGAAGCACTTTCATCCGACATACGACTTCTTCGCAAGCGCCGGGGAACATGAAATGACGTGTGAGGAGGCCAGAGATAACCTACGGATTTCTAAGGATAAACTTGTCCTACTCTTCTTCGGGTTTGTGAGGCGCTACAAGGGGCTTGATCTGCTCATCGAGGCGATGCCAAAGGTGTGTAAATGCGTGGACGCGGAGCTCTTGATAGTCGGAGAGTTCTGGGAGAAACGCGTTGAATACGAGAGGATGATTGAGCGCGCCTCGCTCCAGCAAAACATAAGAATCATCGATAGATACGTTCCGGACAATGAAGTGGCACTTTATTTCACGGCGGCCGATATTGTCATCTTGCCATATCGTGAGGCAACTCAGAGTGGCGTGGTCCAGATAGCCTACGCATTTTGTAAACCTGTCATCACAACCGACGTTGGTGGACTGCCCGAGGTTGTTCACGATGGGAGGACGGGTTATGTCGTTCCAAGCGAGGAGCCAGACGCCATAGCGGACGCAGTTTTGCGCTTCAGCCGGGAGCGGGCGAGCGTAGATTTCGCCGGCAATATCGAGGCGGTGAAAGTCGCCTTTTCATGGGCAGTTATCACGCGTTCTATTGAGCAGTGCTTGATGTAGAGGCTGTCTCGAGTTCATCGGCTGTCACGGTCGGTCTGGGCAGATGGCTCTTCCGAATCTGACCTCAGTTCTTGAGAAGCTTGTTCAGTTCCTCGAGAATCGGCTCAACGTCCATGCCGTGAACCTCGACGGCCTGCCCTATTGTCTCCGTTGCCGCCGATGGGCAGGAAACGCAGGCAAGGCCGTGCTCGAACAGGAGCTTTGCCACGTCAGGATGGACTGCGAGCGCCTCGGTGAGCGGCGTGTCTTTGGTGAACCTGAACTTACCCTCTCGCTTGAGCTGGTCGAAACTCAGGTGCGCCAGTGCTTCTTTTAGCTTATGCAGTGCGGCCTGAGTCTCCTGCTCCTGCCGCATGAGGGAGTCCCTGAAGCTGTCCAGTGACGAGGAAAGCTCCTTGATGCGAGAGACGTTTCTGTAAAGGACGGTGCATAGCCAAATGCCCAGCGTCGCCAGGACAGCCCAAATCAACTGATACGGGAGGGGCGAGAGAGTTTTTCCGAAGATGACGGTTACGCCAGGCCGCACAACAAGCCTGATAAGCAGAAAAAAGACCGCAGCGATAACAAGCCATCCGATTGATGATTTAGCCCTGTTTTGCATGATAGCATCTCCTTATTTGGAGCAAAGAGCCCTGCTGAAGAGAGTCAATCTATTACCCCAGGTCGTAGGTCAGTCAGACCACTTCCCCGCCGCTCCGCAAGGGGCAAAACAGCTCCGCCTCAAACGGCCCGAACCTACTTTCAGGATAATCTCTAGAACAAAGTGTAGATGAACGGTGCCAGCGCAGAGCTCTCACCGAAGATAATGACCACTCCCATAAGCAGCAGCACAAAAACGATCGGCAACAGCCAGAACTTTTTTCTGACCTTGAGGAACTGCCAGAGCTCCTTCGCTATACCTATCTTCCCCATGTCTTAGGTTCCTACGATAGCCCCATTAAAACTGCCTCGTGTAACGCTCAAGGCCGTCTTTGGATTTTTCCTTGAGTACCCAGAAGCTTATCTTGTCAGGATTGAACTGTCTCTGCAATGGGTCTCGCCTCATCAATCTCATTACGAGCCCAATTGGCGTGAACATACAGTAGAAGACAAGGCTAAGCAGTAGCCGTGCATTGAACCACCCGATTGCCCGAGCCACCACCATCCAGCATCTGAAAGCTGGCGCCAACGGTCCAGGCCACACAAGCGACAACAGAAACACAACGGCCGTTGCCGCGACCAGTATGAGCCCTATGGGAGTTCCGGTCGGGTAGCCACGCAACCAGTATCTGATAACAGTCAACAACGCAACCAGCGCAAGCAAGACCCCTGCGACGAGCCTCATCTGCTTTGTCTCGCCTACGGATAGTCTCTTTCTCATTAGTCCGGTGGAAACTCCTTTTGCCAGTCAATCTTCTCTTCCCAGGGAGCCTGCTCGTCCTTGTCTAAAAGGAAAGAACCCATGGCAAGGTAGTCCATTCTGGTGCGCATGAAGCACCGGTATGCCTCCTTGGGAGTGCACACAATCGGCTCACCTCGCACGTTGAACGAGGTGTTTATTATCACGGGACAGCCGGTCAGATTCTTGAACTCGGAGATAATGCTGTAATACAGCGGGTTGTCCTTCTTATCTACGGTTTGAATCCTTGCCGAGTAATCGACGTGGGTAACGGCCGGGACGTCTGATCGTCTAAGTCTGAGCTTGTCCAGGCCAAACAGGCTCTTCGCGGTTTGGTGTTCGATTCGCCGCTCCTTCTTGACGGGCGCCACCAGCAACATGTAAGGACTCTCGCAACCGATCTCGAAGTAGTCCGAGGCGTCTTCCCGTAGGACGCTCGGGGCAAACGGCCTGAACGACTCTCGGAACTTGATCTTCCTGTTCATAATGCTCTGCATCTCTTCGGACCTCGCATCGCCTATGATGCTTCTTGCCCCGAGAGCCCGCGGGCCAAACTCCATCCGGCCCTGACACAGGCCGACGACCTTTTCGCTCGCAACGAGT includes these proteins:
- a CDS encoding DUF1858 domain-containing protein — translated: MQNRAKSSIGWLVIAAVFFLLIRLVVRPGVTVIFGKTLSPLPYQLIWAVLATLGIWLCTVLYRNVSRIKELSSSLDSFRDSLMRQEQETQAALHKLKEALAHLSFDQLKREGKFRFTKDTPLTEALAVHPDVAKLLFEHGLACVSCPSAATETIGQAVEVHGMDVEPILEELNKLLKN
- a CDS encoding SxtJ family membrane protein, yielding MRKRLSVGETKQMRLVAGVLLALVALLTVIRYWLRGYPTGTPIGLILVAATAVVFLLSLVWPGPLAPAFRCWMVVARAIGWFNARLLLSLVFYCMFTPIGLVMRLMRRDPLQRQFNPDKISFWVLKEKSKDGLERYTRQF
- a CDS encoding DUF5989 family protein codes for the protein MGKIGIAKELWQFLKVRKKFWLLPIVFVLLLMGVVIIFGESSALAPFIYTLF
- a CDS encoding glycosyltransferase; translated protein: MNSYCIMGPVAPLRGGIAHYTTLLAEELKNKGEVNVISFSRLYPSLLFPGKSQVVENGALKPPPNVDFSLDTMNPLTWIAAAKKIAAMKPDMLIVPLWVTFLVPPFLAIVSSVRRHSSAKVLFICHNVIPHDVSRVHLLLVKMLLKRGDFAIVHSDREMALVRSAVPTVRVMKHFHPTYDFFASAGEHEMTCEEARDNLRISKDKLVLLFFGFVRRYKGLDLLIEAMPKVCKCVDAELLIVGEFWEKRVEYERMIERASLQQNIRIIDRYVPDNEVALYFTAADIVILPYREATQSGVVQIAYAFCKPVITTDVGGLPEVVHDGRTGYVVPSEEPDAIADAVLRFSRERASVDFAGNIEAVKVAFSWAVITRSIEQCLM